The Cystobacter fuscus DSM 2262 region CAGGTCTACCAGGTGGTGGAGCGCTTCGTGGACTTCGGTGAGCTGTCCAAGCGCGCGCTCGGCGAGACGTGGAACAAGCTCACCGCCGCCCAGCGCAAGGACTTCTCCAGCACCATGGAGGGCCTGCTGCGCGCCTCCTACGCCCAGAAGGCGCTCGGCCAGGGCCGCACCCAGGTGCACTACGGCAAGGAGTCCATCGAGGGCAACGAGGCCAGCGTGGACACCACCGTCAACGTCAACCGGGACAAGTACCCGGTGAACTACAAGCTCTATCGCTCGGGCGACCAGGCCGGATGGCGCATCTACGACGTGGTCACCGATGACGTCTCGCTCCTGGACACCTACCAGGAGCAGTTCCGGAAGATCCTCGCCACCAAGGGCTTCGACGGGCTGCTCGCCACGCTCAAGGCCAAGCGGGCGCAGATCGAGAAGACCCTCATTCCCTGAAGCGCGGAGGAGGAGAGGGCAGGGGCCCTTCGACAGGGCCCCCACTCGAGCGATTACAGAGGCTTCTCGTAGACGCGGAAGACCTTGGAGCGCTTGCCGCCCATGGACTCGATGGCCCGGTTGACGAGGTGGTTGTCCTCGAGCGTCCAGGAGATCTCCCCGCCCTCGAAGCCCAGCTCGCGCGCGGTGCGCAGGGTGTCCAGGTAGAGGATGGCGTCCAGGCCCCGGCGCCGGTAGCCCTCGACGGTGCCGAGCAGGATGAGGCGCAGCCGGCGGATCTTGCGCGAGGCCAGCAGGAGCTTGGCGAGCCCGATGGGCAGGCCGAACGTGGTGAGCCGGCCGTTGGCGGCCTTGAGGGCCTCGTTGGCATCCGGGACGGTGAGGCTGAACGCCACCGGCTCACCCTTGACCTCGCCGATGAGCACCAGCTCCGGGCGCACCATCTGCTTGAGTTCGCGCGCCAGGTTGTCGAACTCGGCCTCGGTCATCGGCACGAAGCCCCAGTTGTTATCCCAGGCCTTGTTGTACATGGCCTTGATGCGGGCCACCTCGCCGTCGAAGTCCTTGAGGTTCACCGGGCGCACGGTGACGCCCTCGCGCTGACGGATCTTCTCCGCCACGCGCGCCACCTTCTCCGGCGGCGGGGTGGAGGAGGACAGCTCCCACGCGTACAGGTCCTTCACCTTGGCGTAGCCGTTGGCCTCGATGAGCGCGGCGTACCAGGGCGGGTTGTACGTCGTCATGATGGCCGGCGGGGTGTTGAACCCCTCGACGAGCAACCCCACCTCGTGGTTGGTCGAGTAGCTCATCGGGCCGATCACCGAGGTGAAGCCCTTGGCGCGCAGCCAGCCCGCCGCGGCCTCGAACAGCGCCCGGGCCACGCCCGCGTCGTTCACGCACTCGAAGAGCCCGAAGAAGCCGACGTTCGTCTTCTGGAACTCGTTGTAGCGCGGGTTGTTCACCGCGGCGATGCGTCCCACCACCTGTCCCTCCCGGCGGGCGAGGAAGAACTCCACCTCGCCGAACTCGAAGAAGGGGTTCTTGCGCGGGTCGATGAAGTCCCGGCGCTCCATCTCCAGGTGGGGCACCCAGTTCGGATCCCCCCGGTAGATGGTGTAGGGGAAGCGGATGAAGGCCGTGCGCTCCGCCGAGGTGCGCACGGGCGTCACCTCCACGTTGGCGGGGAGGGGAGGCAGGGGAGTGCTGCCTGCTGCGGTGGACGG contains the following coding sequences:
- a CDS encoding MlaC/ttg2D family ABC transporter substrate-binding protein, which produces MLVPLLTAVLLTASPGPLEVVKEGNTNVQKVASAKAATAEQVYQVVERFVDFGELSKRALGETWNKLTAAQRKDFSSTMEGLLRASYAQKALGQGRTQVHYGKESIEGNEASVDTTVNVNRDKYPVNYKLYRSGDQAGWRIYDVVTDDVSLLDTYQEQFRKILATKGFDGLLATLKAKRAQIEKTLIP